The Panthera uncia isolate 11264 chromosome B3 unlocalized genomic scaffold, Puncia_PCG_1.0 HiC_scaffold_1, whole genome shotgun sequence genome segment TCCCGGGTAACTGATGCCTGCATGTCCAAGAGGGAACTGCAGTGTAGGCAGTTGGCTATTCTTATCAAGCTCCACAAGCAATTCCcattagttaaaaatagaaatgttgcAGTTGGGGAGAAGTGGAGTTATAGGCTGAAATACTAACTACCACGGAGGACTGACTGCTGGGTCTGTTTCCACTTTGGAAAAGTGGCACCTCCCTGTGCACAGCTTCAGTCTTCTGAGAGTTTTGAGCACGTTGGCCAATCTTCAAGTCTTCCCCTGCCCTTCAAGATTATGGAGGGGGTTGTTGTAATTTCCACGCTACTAACACAGGAAGCTAAAGGAGACGGGGCGCTGTAGGGGAGATGGCGTGTCACTGTGCTGCGCCTAGAGACGGGACTTCGCTTTCCCGACACTAGGCTGATGCCGTGTCCTAGACGATGCTTTTTCCAACATCCGACTCTAGAAGCCTGGGTTTTCATGTGTGGCCCACATAATCCGGTCTggtaaagaatacatttttaaaactggttAGCAAATCCTGGCTAAATGACAGGGGAGGGTCCGGAGAAACTCTGCCTTAGTGTTCTTTATCACTACCAGCTTTAGAGTACCTCCCAATCAGGCctccttggttttgtttttgccttctgTGCAGATCTGGAGCCCATACAAGCAGCCAGGATGTACAGGAGACCTAGACGGACGGATTGAGGATGATTCCCGCTGCCTCTATACCCACGAAGAATACATCAGCCTTGTGCTGAACAGCGGGAGTGGCCTGTCACACGACTATGCCAACCAGTCCGTGCAGGAAGACCCCCGGATGATGGCCTTCTTTGACTCGTTGGTGCGCCGAGAGATCGAGGGCTGGAGCTCTGACTCGGACAGCGACCTCAGTGAGAGCACTATACTCCAGCTGCACGCTGGGGTCAGCGAACGCTCAGGCTACACTGACTCAGAGTCCTCAGCCTCGCTGCCCCGTTCCCCTCCACCCACGGTGGACGAGAATGCCGACAGCGCCTTCCATCTGGGGCCCCTGCGGGTCACCACCACCAACGCGGTGGCGTCACCTCCACCGCCGCCCACGTGCGAGGACGCAGCCTCTCGCCAGCAGCGCCTGTCTGCCCTGCGGCGCTACCAGGACAAACGCCTCCTGGCCCTCTCCAACGAGTCCGACTCCGAGGAGAACGCCTGCGAGGTTGAGCTGGACACAGATCTCTTCCCCCGGCCGCGGTCTCCCAGCCCTGAAGACGAGTCCAGCAGCTCCAGCAGCTCCAGCAGCTCTGAGGACCAGGAGGAGCTGAACGAGCGCCGAACCTCCACGCGGCAGCGGAACGCCATGCGGCGCCGACAGAAGACACCCCGGGAAGAGAGGCCCACCCCTGCGAGCAAGCCCGCCAACACCTACATTGGAGAAGACAACTACGATTACCCCCAGATCAAAGTGGATGACCTCTCCTCCTCCCCGACGTCCTCCCCTGAGCGGGGCACTTCCACCCTGGAGATTCAGCCGAGCCGAGCATCGCCAACCTCCGACATAGAGTCGGTTGAACGAAAAATTTATAAGGCTTACAAGTGGCTCCGCTACTCCTATATCTCCTACTCAAATAACAAAGATGGAGAGAGCTCCCTCGTGGCTGGGGAGGCCGACGAAGGGAGGGCCGGAACCAGCCACAAGGATAACCCAGCCCCTTCTTCCAGTAAGGAAGCCTGTCTAAGCATGACCATAGCCCAGAGGAACCAGGACCTGCCCCCTGAAGGTCGCAGCAAGGATGCTTTTAAAGAAGGGACTTCTGCTAGAAATCCCAGCAATGGCTCAGGCCATGAGCACAGCAGCCACCCTTGGGCAGAGGCGCCAGAAGATACCTCACAGGACACTAACAATGGTAGCTCTGTAGAACATTCTTTCGAAACCAAGAAGCTCAATGGAAAGGCCCTGAGCAAGGCCCTAAGCAGCCGGGCTGAGGAGCCgccctctcctcctgtccccaaGGCATCTGGCTCCACTCTCAGCAGTGGGTCTGGCAGCTGTCCCAGGACCCAGTCTGATGACAGTGAGGAGCGGAGCCCCGAAACCATCTGTGCCAACCACAACAATGGACGCTtacacccccgcccccctcatCCCCACAACAATGGGCAGAACTTCGGGGAGCTGGAGGCAGTGGCCTGCTCTTCCCCAGGACATTCGGACACTGACCATGATAACTTGTCCCTGACAGGGACGCTCCTACACAAAGATTGTTGTGGGTCTGAAATGGCCTGTGAGACCCCCAGTGCTGGAACGAGAGAGGACCCCACTGACCCCCCAGACACAGACAGCAGTAGGGCTGTTCACGGCCACAGTGGCCTCAAAAGGCACCGAATCGAATTGGAAGATACAGATTCAGAGAATTCCTcctcagagaagaaattaaaaacatgataaatacaaagggaaaacaaaaagctaTGAAAAGTAGctttacaaagaaaatttttaatccTGTTTAGTGAacgcagagaaaaggaaaaaaagtattaaaggCACATAAAACCAGGGCCTGAGATTTTGTGTCTGATGCTGCTCCCTTCTATTCAATAATGGGTCTGAATGTTTAGCTGGTCACTGGCTTGTGCTGTgtaaggagaggtgggggggaaaTCCAAGTGACTCCTTTCTAGTAAGACTTGAGCATCGCGTACCTGTGCGTTTTGTTAAAGTAAATCCTTGTTGAGACATTTGACTTGTTCTTGTGTGTGTTCACCGGCACGTGTGAGCTCATTGTCTCCGAGGCTTTTCTTTTGGTTCTCCATCGGGAAGGATCAATGGATCTGTATCTTTTGCCATCTCACCTTGTTTACATGCTGTCAGTGTTCTGGTCTTAATGGTGAGTGCCTGCTGAATCTGACTGCCCTGCCAATGAGTTGTGGATTTATGCTGAAAAAATGAAGGGGAGAATGGAAACAAGCCTTCCATGCTGGAAGGAACACATGGTTCCTTTCTGAAGGAAACTTTCCTTCCATGTTTTCTCTCAGTAGCACTTCTTCATTGAGCATTTAATGTGGACACACTAAAAGTGAACTGTATTTAATGCTAATGGGAGGTTAGCACTTGAGATCAGATTCCAGAGAACGTAGATTCCTGGTCAACTTCACCCATGGCAAATTGAGCAGTGCTGGGCCACACTCTGTATGGAGGCCATGAACTAGAACTAGTTATGGGGGACTGCTTTAACCAGTTAGGTACTACTTCCTAAGAGGAGCTCTTGAGGCCAGCGGGCACTTCCTTGGCCCTCTGTGatgaagggagggggaaaaggcaGCTCTGAAGAGCTTGGTGCTCAGACGA includes the following:
- the DCAF5 gene encoding DDB1- and CUL4-associated factor 5 isoform X2, which translates into the protein MKRRAGLGGSMRSVVGFLSQRGLHGDPLLTQDFQRRRLRGCRNLYKKDLLGHFGCVNAIEFSNNGGQWLVSGGDDRRVLLWHMEQAIHSRVKPIQLKGEHHSNIFCLAFNSGNTKVFSGGNDEQVILHDVESETLDVFAHEDAVYGLSVSPVNDNIFASSSDDGRVLIWDIRESPHGEPFCLANYPSAFHSVMFNPVEPRLLATANSKEGVGLWDIRKPQSSLLRYGGNLSLQSAMSVRFNSNGTQLLALRRRLPPVLYDIHSRLPVFQFDNQGYFNSCTMKSCCFAGDRDQYILSGSDDFNLYMWRIPADPEAGGIGRVVNGAFMVLKGHRSIVNQVRFNPHTYMICSSGVEKIIKIWSPYKQPGCTGDLDGRIEDDSRCLYTHEEYISLVLNSGSGLSHDYANQSVQEDPRMMAFFDSLVRREIEGWSSDSDSDLSESTILQLHAGVSERSGYTDSESSASLPRSPPPTVDENADSAFHLGPLRVTTTNAVASPPPPPTCEDAASRQQRLSALRRYQDKRLLALSNESDSEENACEVELDTDLFPRPRSPSPEDESSSSSSSSSSEDQEELNERRTSTRQRNAMRRRQKTPREERPTPASKPANTYIGEDNYDYPQIKVDDLSSSPTSSPERGTSTLEIQPSRASPTSDIESVERKIYKAYKWLRYSYISYSNNKDGESSLVAGEADEGRAGTSHKDNPAPSSSKEACLSMTIAQRNQDLPPEGRSKDAFKEGTSARNPSNGSGHEHSSHPWAEAPEDTSQDTNNGSSVEHSFETKKLNGKALSKALSSRAEEPPSPPVPKASGSTLSSGSGSCPRTQSDDSEERSPETICANHNNGRLHPRPPHPHNNGQNFGELEAVACSSPGHSDTDHDNLSLTGTLLHKDCCGSEMACETPSAGTREDPTDPPDTDSSRAVHGHSGLKRHRIELEDTDSENSSSEKKLKT
- the DCAF5 gene encoding DDB1- and CUL4-associated factor 5 isoform X1, with amino-acid sequence MKRRAGLGGSMRSVVGFLSQRGLHGDPLLTQDFQRRRLRGCRNLYKKDLLGHFGCVNAIEFSNNGGQWLVSGGDDRRVLLWHMEQAIHSRVKPIQLKGEHHSNIFCLAFNSGNTKVFSGGNDEQVILHDVESSETLDVFAHEDAVYGLSVSPVNDNIFASSSDDGRVLIWDIRESPHGEPFCLANYPSAFHSVMFNPVEPRLLATANSKEGVGLWDIRKPQSSLLRYGGNLSLQSAMSVRFNSNGTQLLALRRRLPPVLYDIHSRLPVFQFDNQGYFNSCTMKSCCFAGDRDQYILSGSDDFNLYMWRIPADPEAGGIGRVVNGAFMVLKGHRSIVNQVRFNPHTYMICSSGVEKIIKIWSPYKQPGCTGDLDGRIEDDSRCLYTHEEYISLVLNSGSGLSHDYANQSVQEDPRMMAFFDSLVRREIEGWSSDSDSDLSESTILQLHAGVSERSGYTDSESSASLPRSPPPTVDENADSAFHLGPLRVTTTNAVASPPPPPTCEDAASRQQRLSALRRYQDKRLLALSNESDSEENACEVELDTDLFPRPRSPSPEDESSSSSSSSSSEDQEELNERRTSTRQRNAMRRRQKTPREERPTPASKPANTYIGEDNYDYPQIKVDDLSSSPTSSPERGTSTLEIQPSRASPTSDIESVERKIYKAYKWLRYSYISYSNNKDGESSLVAGEADEGRAGTSHKDNPAPSSSKEACLSMTIAQRNQDLPPEGRSKDAFKEGTSARNPSNGSGHEHSSHPWAEAPEDTSQDTNNGSSVEHSFETKKLNGKALSKALSSRAEEPPSPPVPKASGSTLSSGSGSCPRTQSDDSEERSPETICANHNNGRLHPRPPHPHNNGQNFGELEAVACSSPGHSDTDHDNLSLTGTLLHKDCCGSEMACETPSAGTREDPTDPPDTDSSRAVHGHSGLKRHRIELEDTDSENSSSEKKLKT
- the DCAF5 gene encoding DDB1- and CUL4-associated factor 5 isoform X3, which encodes MEQAIHSRVKPIQLKGEHHSNIFCLAFNSGNTKVFSGGNDEQVILHDVESSETLDVFAHEDAVYGLSVSPVNDNIFASSSDDGRVLIWDIRESPHGEPFCLANYPSAFHSVMFNPVEPRLLATANSKEGVGLWDIRKPQSSLLRYGGNLSLQSAMSVRFNSNGTQLLALRRRLPPVLYDIHSRLPVFQFDNQGYFNSCTMKSCCFAGDRDQYILSGSDDFNLYMWRIPADPEAGGIGRVVNGAFMVLKGHRSIVNQVRFNPHTYMICSSGVEKIIKIWSPYKQPGCTGDLDGRIEDDSRCLYTHEEYISLVLNSGSGLSHDYANQSVQEDPRMMAFFDSLVRREIEGWSSDSDSDLSESTILQLHAGVSERSGYTDSESSASLPRSPPPTVDENADSAFHLGPLRVTTTNAVASPPPPPTCEDAASRQQRLSALRRYQDKRLLALSNESDSEENACEVELDTDLFPRPRSPSPEDESSSSSSSSSSEDQEELNERRTSTRQRNAMRRRQKTPREERPTPASKPANTYIGEDNYDYPQIKVDDLSSSPTSSPERGTSTLEIQPSRASPTSDIESVERKIYKAYKWLRYSYISYSNNKDGESSLVAGEADEGRAGTSHKDNPAPSSSKEACLSMTIAQRNQDLPPEGRSKDAFKEGTSARNPSNGSGHEHSSHPWAEAPEDTSQDTNNGSSVEHSFETKKLNGKALSKALSSRAEEPPSPPVPKASGSTLSSGSGSCPRTQSDDSEERSPETICANHNNGRLHPRPPHPHNNGQNFGELEAVACSSPGHSDTDHDNLSLTGTLLHKDCCGSEMACETPSAGTREDPTDPPDTDSSRAVHGHSGLKRHRIELEDTDSENSSSEKKLKT